The genome window GGCTGGGCAGTAGGCAACAACGGAACAATACGAAGAACCACAAACGGCGGTAGTAACTGGTCTAGCCAAATGAGCAACACAACTCTACATCTGTATTCTGTTAATTTTGTTGATATCAATAATGGTTGGGCAGTTGGTTCGGTTGGCACAATTCTAAAAACCACAAACGGAGGTAATGACTGGATATCGCAAACCAGTAATACAAATAAAGAATTAAGATCAATTCATTTCACAAATACCACAACCGGCTGGGCAGTTGGAGTAAATGGTGTAATAGCTAAAACTACTGATGGCGGTACTAATTGGTTTCTCCAATCAAAAGGTTTATTGAATCATTTATTTTCTGTTCATTTTGCAGATACGCTTACCGGCTGGGCGGTTGGAGAGAACGGTGCTGTTTTAAAAACTACAAACAGTGGTAACAACTGGTTTACTCAATCAAGTGGTACAATAGAATGGTTGCAGTCAGTTCATTTTATAGATGCCGATACCGGCTGGGCAGTAGGAATCAATGGCACGATAATAAAAACATCAAACGGCGGTGATAATTGGTCCAATCAGACAAGCGGGACTGTGAACATTCTGAAATCCGTTCATTTTTCGGACACTAATACAGGCTGGGCAGTCGGATTTTATGGTCTGATTTTGAAAACGACAAACAGCGGCAATGATTGGTTTGCGCAAACCAGCGGAACGGGGAATAATTTATATTCCGTTCAATTCAGGGATACGAGCACCGGATGGGCGGTTGGAAATGGAGGTACGATTTTAAAAACTACAGACGGTGGAAACAATTGGACTGCTCAGTCAAGCGGGACAACAGACCTTCTTAGTTCTGTTTGTTTTCCGGATGATAATACCGGTTGGGTGATTGGATCTATAGATGGATTTAATACAAAAATACTCAAAACTACAAACGGAGGAACAAACTGGTTCATCCAAACTTCGAGTGGAATGCCAAATAATTGGTGGTCCGTCCAATTCACGGATACGAATACCGGTTGGGCAGTTGGAGGCAATGGCCTTATTATTAAAACTACCGATGGCGGAAATAATTGGTTTGATCAATCAAGCGGAACAACGAATGCTTTTTATTCAGTATGTTTTGTTTCGCAAGGAAGCGCCAAAGTCGGATGGATAGTTGGAGTAAATGGTACGATATTAAAAACTACAACTGGCGGTGCTGTAGTAACGGGTATGGGAAATGAAAATCAAACGGCTTCTGCATATAAGCTAAGACAAAACTATCCCAATCCATTCAACCCGTCAACAGATATAACATTTTATCTTCCTTCACGATCGCAAGTTTCGTTGAAAGTATTTGACCTGCTCGGAAGAGAAGTTGCGACACTCGTCTCCGGAGAATTACCGGCAGGCGATCACACGCAACAATGGAATGCGGTAGGCATGCCGAGCGGCGTATATTTTTACCGTTTGAATACCGGTTCGTTTTCTGAAACCAAGAAACTTATTTTGCTGAGGTAAATTGGTTAACAAAGATACAGCATACAAGAAAATTTCGGAATTAGTAGAGCGATTTACCGACCAATACGAATCCTACAAAAAATCCGATTACAACGAAACGATGACACGACGTGATTTCATCGACCCGTTTTTCAAAGCGTTGGGCTGGGACATCGACAATGAACATGGTTACGCTGAATCTTATCGCGAAGTAATTCACGAAGACAGAGTAAAAGTTAGCGGAGCCACAAAAGCGCCCGACTACTCTTTCCGTTTGGTTGGCGGCAAGCGACTGTTTTTTGTTGAAGCCAAAAAACCAAGCCTATCGGTAAAAGAAGAAATTCCGTCAGCATATCAAATTCGCAGATATGGCTGGAGTGCGAAACTTCCCGTTTCCATCATCACGGACTTTGAGGAGTTCTCTGTTTATGACTGCACCAAAAAACCCAAACCCACCGACAAAGCATCGACAGCAAGGATAAAGTTCATCACTTTTCAAGATTACCTGAAAGATTTTGATTTCATCTGGGAAACTTTTAGCAAGGAGCGAGTGCTGAAAGGCAGTTTCGATAAGTTCGTGCAAAGCGACACTTACAAAAAAGGAACGGCTACCGTTGATAAAGATTTTCTCCAATCGCTCGACAGGTGGCGGACATATCTTGCAACGAGTATTGCATTAAACAACCAAAAATTAGACGAGGATGAAATAAATTTTGCCGTTCAGCAGACGATCGACAGAATTATTTTCCTGCGCATTGCAGAGGACAGAAGCGTTGAGCCATACGGAAATTTGAAAGACGCCATCAAGCAGGGCGACTTTTACAAAAACCTTTTTGAGCAGTTCTGCAGAGCAGACGAAAAATACAATTCAGGTCTTTTCGATTTCAACAAAGACCAAATCAGCAAGCATCTGAAAATTGACAACAAAGTAACGAAGACGATTATCAATGAATTGTATTATCCCGAATCGCCTTACGAATTTTCTGTTTTATCGGTCGAAATTTTAGGAAGCGCCTACGAGCAGTTTCTCGGAAAAGTAATCCGCATTACCCCTGCATACCACGCCAAAATTGAGGAAAAGCCAGAAGTCAGAAAAGCGGGAGGTGTTTATTACACGCCTCAATACATTGTGGAATACATTGTAAAAAACACAGTCGGAAAACTCATAAATTCCCCCTTTGAAGGGGGCGGGGGGATGTCACCCAAAGAAATCAGCAAAATAAAAATAGTTGATCCGGCTTGCGGAAGCGGTAGTTTTTTGTTAGGGGCTTATCAATATCTACTGGACTATCACAAACATTATTACATTACTAATTCCCCTCTTGAGTCTGTCCCGCGTGCGGGGAGGGGAAAAAGGGGTGTGTCCAAACCGAGCAAAGAACAACTAAAGTTTCTAACCCCCGATGGCAACCTTACCACGAACGAGAAGAAGAGAATTTTGCTCAATAACATTTTCGGAGTGGACATCGATGTAAACGCGGTGGAAGTTACCAAGTTGAGTTTACTTTTGAAATGTATGGAGGGCGAAACAGAGGCGAGCATTAATCACCAGTTAAAAATGTTTCACGAAAGAATTTTGCCCGATCTTGAAAATAATATTAAGTGCGGGAACAGTTTAATTGATACCGATTTTTATGCCTCGCAATTGGATTTTGGGGAAGAGAACCTGTCTGCCGGTAAAGCTGGAAAAATAAAACCTTTCAATTGGCAGCGAGCATTTCCTGAAGTGTTTAAACAAGGTGGATTTGATGTTGTGATTGGAAATCCGCCGTATGTGAGAATACACGAATTAGAAAATAATTCAAAAGATTATTATAGAAAGAATTATTCATCGGCAAATAATCAATTTGATTTATATCAACTCTTTTATGAGAAAGGGTTAACGCTTCTTAATGAAAATGGAAAACTTGGTTTTATTACTTCAAATAAGTTTTGTATTACCAACTATGGAAAAGCATTAAGAGAGATAATCTTTAAAAAGTCGCTGATAGAACAAGTAGTTGATTGTTCATCATCCAATGTGTTTGGCAATGTATCAACTTATCCATTCATTTTTATTCTTAAAGTAAAACAACAAAAAAATAATACAGTAGAACTATACAAAGATTATAATGGGAAAATAGAATCTTTAGATAAAGTTAGGCAAGACAAATTACTCAAAGGAGAAGAAGAAATATTTTCATTTCAATCTTTATCACCTTCATATAAAATAATTGAAAGATTAGAAAAAAAATGTAAAACACAATTTGTTTCAGTTTACAGAGGCAGAGGAACTTCAAAAGATTTAATCAAAACTGGGACAAAAAAAAGCGTCACAAACAAAGAGGTTCTTAGATATAAACCATTTTCAGAAATATTATTTAGAGCTAAATCAAAATATCAAAATGATTATGAGCCAAAAATATTGATGAAAAAAATATGTTACAATATTGAATGCAACATAGATGAGTCAGGAGAAATAAATCCAATTAATACAGTATATGTAGTAAAGCCAATAAATAAATCAATCAGCATTAAATATTTAATTGGTATTTTAAATTCAAAGTTGTTATCATTTTATACAAGAAAAAAATATGAAACCACGGGAATGAGAGGTGGTTATATTGAACTTAGGGTCTTTGAAGTTGAGAAACTGCCAATCATTGAAGCCACAAATAATGAACAAATAGAAACCATAAAGTTCGTTGACCAGTTGCTAAAACTGAATGAAGAAAAAGCAGAAGCAAAACTGCAAACAAAAATAAACCAACTACAAAGCAAGATTGATTATTGCGAAAGCAGAATAAACGAAATCGTGTATCAACTTTACGGTTTAACAGCAGACGAAATAAAAATTGTTGAAAAATCTTGATTGTAAGTCGGGTAAGTCGGAATTCTATTCCGACCTACTGCTACTGCTACTGCTTGGCGTCGTGGGAGGTATTAAAATAGGCAAAATAGGGCGATTTTCACTAACTCCTTAAAAATCAATTGCTTTCGCACCTTTTTTTTATTATATTTCAACCGAAAAATCTCATTTTGAAATGATTTTAACGATTACCTCCATATTTATTCATACCAGAAGGATATAATTTGGGCAAGTTTTTTGTTGCATTAGTAACATACTCACTTTTATTTTTAGGGAACATCAGTTTCTCGCAATTTCAAAACTCAAAATTAAACGAAAAATTTTTTGAGAATGGTCAACCGACTCTGACGGGTGTTGATGTCGGGATGTTTGCAAATACACCAACCCGCACAAAAATTGATTTAGCCGGTTATTGGCAATATACAATTGATGGCAAGGTATGGGTAAACATTCAAATCCCATCTGCTTACAATTTTGAAAGCTGGGTTACATTTCAGCGGAAGTTTGAAATCACAAGCGAAATGATTGATAAATTTAACTTCACGCTGGTTGCCTACGGAATTAATAATCAAAGCGAAATTCAGATTAATGGAAATTTTGTTGGACGACATATCGGTGGCTACAGTTCGTTTGTGCTTCCGATTCGTGAAAATATTTTACAGATTGGAAAAGAAAATGCAATTCGTATTACAACCGACAACGAACTGACTGCAACTTCAACTCTTCCGCTGCGCCATCAGGTAAGTGGATGGCGGAATTACGGAGGCATTTTTCGCGATATTTACATCCTTGCAACTCCGAAATTGTTCATCAGCGAAACAATAGTAACTTCCGAGTTAACTCCCGATTATAAAAATGCCAAATTAAAAATCAGCAGCACTATTGAAAACACCAGCTTTGATTTTTCCGCTGAGGAAAAAGCGAAAGGTGTTTTTGCGGCTCTCTCAGTGGAAGTTTATGATAAACTCAATGAAGCATTGGTCGGGCGGAGCGCTTTAGTTCCGCTTGATGTCCAAAAACGGAAAGCCAAAGACTTTAAAGTCGAATTGCAAATTGCTAATCCCAAACTTTGGTCGCCCGACGTACCGGACCTTTATCTAATCAAAATTTCCGTTGTTCGCGTTGCAGGAAAAGAAACATTTCCGCTTGATGAATATATTCTCAACTATGGATTACGGAATCTGCAGCTAAAAAATTCTTCGATAGTTTTGAATGGAAATCCCTTTTACATAAAAGGTGTAGTTTATTTTGAAGAACATCCGTTTTTCGGTTCGGCGCTTACTTACGGCGATATGGAAAAAGATATTGCAAAAATAAAAAGCGGCGGCGTTAATCTTATAAGATTTCTTTATCCTCCTCATCCTTATTTTTTAAATCTTTGCGACAGGTATGGCATTTTTGTTATCGAAGAAATTCCACTCACGAATGTTCCAGCAGCAATATTGGAAAAAGAGTTTTATACCGATTTGGCTTCAACTTACATCAGAGAAATGATTTGGCGTGATAGAAACAACACTTCCGTTTTGGCGTGGGGTATCGGTAACGAATTTGAAATTTCAAAAAAGAATCCCTCTGTCGCTGTTAATTATATCGAGTCGATGAAGAAAATTATCGCTTCATTGGACAGCCGTCCTGTTTATATCTCAGTTCAGGTAAATTGGGACATAAGTGAAATTATCGACAAAGTTGATATAGTTTCAATAAATACCTACCCAGGCTTTGAAAGCTCCGTCAATCAACTTCGCGACGACTTAACAACTTGGCGGCAGAATTATACTGATAAACCAATCATTATCGGGAAATACGGAAAAGAAATTTTACCCAACAACAGAAGCGGTTACAGCGACCCGACATCAATCGAGTCGCAAGCATGGTATGCCTGGCAGGCAAATAATGTAATCCGTGAATTGAAATTCGCAGGGAGTGTATTCTGGTCGTATAACGATTGGTTGAGCGACCGTCCCTCGATGTCAACACCATCCGGAAATCAATATCTACGTTCGACGGGGATGGTGAATATGGCGCGGGACAGGCGTGTAGTTTACGATGTATTACGAAGTGTTTTTAACAACGAGAAAGTTACCGCTTTACCGGTTGGTAATTATTCTTCGAGCGCCCCAATAATTTTTGTAATCGCCGGGTTAGTTGTTTTAATTTCTTTAGCTTTTTTCTACAACAGCAACAGGCGTTTCCGGGAAAATATGAACCGCTCGATGTTGAGAACTTATAATTTTTTTGCAGATGTCAGAGACCAACGGATTATTCCCGTAAGCCATAGTGTATTCTTATCTGCTGTGCTGTCGATTGCATTAGCTATAATTTTATCAAGCATCCTTACACATTATCGTTACAATCTTTTAGTCGACAATCTGTTGAGCCAAATTTTATCCGACACGATGAAAACCTGGCTAGTTCAACTGGTATGGCAGCCGGTGTTATTTATTGCCTATTTTTCGGTTATCATCTTTTTTAAAATTTTACTTTTAACTTTAATTGTAAAATTCTTCTCACTCTTTATCCGTGTCAGGGTTTATCTGTATCATGCTTTCTCGGTTTTGGTTTGGTCGTTGACTCCTATGATAATTTTCATTCCCCTGAGTATGGTGCTCTTCAGAATTATGGAAGATCCTATTTATATTTTGCCATCATTAGGAATGATTATATTAATTCTAATTATATCTACCTTCCGCTTATTCAAAGGTGTATCAATTATATTCGATATTGCACCGTCGAAAATTTATGTCGCCGGTGTTTTTGCTATTCTCGTAGTCGCCGGTTTATTATACGGCTATATGGATTACGCTCACTCAACAACTATCTATCTAAAATTTTTGTTAGAAACACAGAACTGTATCTTGTAAATGTATTTATCTAAAATAGAAATATTTGGTTTTAAGTCGTTTGCACAAAATGTAAATTTGAATTTTGATGCTGGCATTACAGCTATCGTTGGGCCAAACGGTTGTGGCAAAACGAATATCGTAGATGCGATACGATGGGCTTTGGGCGAACAGCGTTACAGCACGTTGCGTTCCGATAAGATGGAAGATGTTATTTTTAACGGAACACGAAACCGCAAACCGCTTGGTATGGCTGAAGTTTCGCTCATTATCGAAAACACACGCGGCATTTTGCCTACTGAATATTCACAGGTTACAATCTCACGAAGAGTTTATCGTTCAGGCGAAAGCGAATATCTGCTTAACAGAGTTCAGTGCCGGTTAAAAGATATAGTCGATTTATTTATGGATACCGGCATGGGCGCCGATGCTTATTCGGTGATTGAATTGAAAATGGTTGAGACGATTTTAAGCGACAGGACAGACGAACGGCGTCGTTTGTTTGAAGAAGCTGCCGGCGTTACAAAATACAAGCATCGTCGAAAAGCTGCATACCACAAATTAGAAAGTGTTCAGCAGGACCTGATTCGTGTGAACGATATTGTTAAAGAAGTTCAGAAAACAGTTAACGCACTCGAACGACAATCGAAACGAGCCGAACAATTCAATGAGATTTCGAAAAACCTGCGGGCAACCGAGATTGATTTACTAGAGCACGAATACGCTTATCTGTTCGGAAAACTGAATCCATTAAAAGAGCGTTTTGGTGAAACAGAGATTGCCAAAAATAATATTGATGCTGAATTAAATGGACAGGAAGAGTTACTCGATAAAATGCGCATCGAAATCAGCGAAGTCGAGAAACAGTTAATAGATTTTCAAAGGCAGGCAGCCAAACTTGTTTCGCAGATTCATAAATATGATGAAGGCACTATAAAAGGTAACGAACAAATTAATTCACTGCAATCGAACATCGAAAGATATGAAAAAGAAAAGATTGATTTGTTCAATCAAAAAGAGTGGTTAGAAGGTAAACAGGTAACACTCCGGGAAAACATCGAAAAATTTGCGGAAGCAGTAATTGCAGACCAGGGAGTTTTTGAAAAACTTAACATCGATTTTCAATTTTTTGGAAAACAACTTGATGAGAAAAAAGAGCTTCTGAAGGGTTTAAATAACGAAATCATCTCGCTGATACACGAAATAGTTCAGAAGAACGGCGACCGGCAGTTATTAGATGAGAGAATAGAAAACCTGAACAGATTAATCGAACGGATAACTGAAGACGCAGCATATTTTGAAAACGAGATTTCAGAAAGCGAAAATAAAGTTTCGGAGCTGACAGTTAAGGATAGAGAACTGCACCGCGATTTCATCCAGGCTGAAATGGAGCTTATGGAAGTCAACACTTTGGTGCAGCAAAACCGGAGTGAACTTGAAGCTTTGCAACAAAAAGAATTAGAATTAAAAAACGAGATACACAGGATAACGGCTAAAATAGATTTCTCCGTTTCTTTGATTGAAGGCAGCGAGGGACGAAGCAGCAGTATAAAGTATTTATTGAACGAAACTGAATTTAAAAAGAAAAACTATCTTACAGTTGCCGAAATAGTTAATACAGATGAAAAATACAGGTCGGCGATCCAAACGGCATTAGGCGAAACTGCAAACTACATCATTGTCGAAAAAGAGAGCGAAGCTTTCGAAGCAGCAAGTCTTCTCGAAAAGAATGAAAAAGGAAAAGCGGTTTTTATTTGTCTCGAACGCATTCCCAAAATCAAACGTATTCGCACGTCGAATCACTCGCCGATACTTTGGGCAGATCAGGTTGTAAAGGTAAAAGAACCGTATCGTAATTTAGTTTCGTACTTACTTGACAGCATCGCGATTGTTGAAGATTTAAAATCTGTACCTGACTCGTTAATAGGGATAAAATTTGTATCACTCAACGGTAATGTGAGAACAAGCGGCGGAGTTGTTCGCGGCGGCAGTCGTCGGCAGGACGAAGGCAGCTTGATAGGCAAGCGCGACCAGATAGCCGAGTTGGAATTAGATAAAGCAAAGTTTATAGCCGAGCTTGAATTGTTGCAACAACTGCAAAACGAGAAGCAAAAGATACTCGAAACTCTGGATATTAAAGCAGCTGCCGAAAAGGTTAAGAAAATTGAAAAAGAAATGGCATCGGTTGAGATGCGCATCGCACAGATTGTATTCGAAAAAAAACGTGCAAACGATTCCATTGAAAGAAGTAAATCCGAGATTAAACGCATAGAAACCGAAATTTCAGAGTTGAGTGCCGAGAAAGAAAAGTTAATCCCAGAAATAAATCAGATCGAACAAGCGAAAGCTGTAGCCGAAACGAATGCTGCCCAACTCAACAAAGAATTAGAACAAATTACTCAACAATGGAATGATTTGTCGAAAGTCGTGAACGATGCGGAAATCAAGATGGTTACCTTACAAGGCAACAAGCGGAATGCTGAAGCTGAATTAGAAAGGGTTATTGCAACAGTCCAGAACACCGAGACTACTTTGCAAAAGCGAGATTCTGAAATTTCGCAGGCAAAAGAAGACATCGAACGAATTACCAGCGAACTGGAGTCGGCCGGTGTGCAATTACAGGAACTGAGATTGCAGTTGAATGAAGTTGAAAAAGGGAAGACCGAAGTCGAAACTGTTTACACACAAAAGCGGAACGCAATTCACAGTGTCGAATTAAAAATTAAAGACGACCGCCGCCTGCACGACGATACACTAAAATTGTTCCACGAATATGATATGAAGATATCTGAAATTAATCAGAATATCGAACACGTTCGCGAACGAGCACGAAACGAATTTGAAATCAGTATTGAATTAAAAACTTACCCCGAAGATGAATGGATCGATTTTGCTGCCAAACGCGAAGAAGTGAGGCAGATGAAAGACCGTATCAGAATGTTAGGCGCCATTAACTTTGCTGCTTTCGATGAGTATAACACTGAGAGCGAACGGTTTAACTTTATGATGCAGCAACGTGACGATTTGATTGAAGCCGAGCGGACATTATTAAACACAATCGAAGAAATTAATAACACGGCACAGAGAAAGTTTTTAACTACTTTCGAATTAATACGTGAAAACTTTATCAAGACTTTCAAAAGTTTGTTCGATGAAGGCGACGAGTGCGACTTACGGCTTGAAGAAAACGAAGACCCGCTTGAAGCCGGTATCGAAATTATTGCAAAACCACGCGGCAAGCGCCCCACTTCCATCGATTTACTTTCAGGAGGCGAAAAAACTTTAACTGCCATTGCACTTTTGTTTGCGATTTATTTAGTAAAGCCAAGCCCGTTCTGTATTCTTGATGAAGTTGATGCACCGTTGGATGATTCGAATATCGACCGCTATACACGGATTATCAAAAAGTTTTCCGACAACACTCAATTTATAGTTGTAACTCACAACAAGCGAACGATGGAAGCTGCAAATGCACTTTACGGTGTTACGATGGAAGAAGAAGGAGTTTCAAAAATTGTAACAGTTCGTTTCAACGATGAAGACCGTGTACAATCGGCTGCGGTTGCTTCGGGAGTCATATAGTTTTTGATGATGATAAAAATATTTATAGATTTCGACGGAACAATTACTAAAGGCGATTTGGGTGATAATCTTTTTTTTAATTTTGGCGGTCCTATTTGCACAAAAATAATTGAAGATTATAGAGGCGGATTAATAAGTGCCGCTGAATGTTTTACCCGCGAAGCCGAAGCTTGCGGAAATGTTTCGCAGAAAGATGTATCCGACTTTATCGACAAACATGAAATCGATATCAGTTTTGGCAATTTTATTAAGTTCTGCCGTAAAAAAAGTACTGATGATCGTCAGATAAAATTTTATATCCTATCGGACGGACTTGATTATTATATAGAACGGGTTTTACGCAAATATGATCTTTCCGATATTCCTTTTTTTGCAAACAAGTTGGAGTTTGTAGAGGCAGGAATGAAAATAACGTTCCCATATTCCGAAGAAGAATGCGATCGCTGCGCCAACTGCAAACGCAACCATATTCTTACTTTATCGGGCGATGATGATATTATCGTTTACATCGGCGATGGATACTCCGACAAGTGCGCAGTGAAATACGCCGATATTGTTTTTGCTCGCGGTGAGCTACAAACTTTTTGCCAAAACGAGAATATCACCTACTATCTTTTTAATTCATTCGAGGATACGATAACCCGGATGGAAGAAATTCTAAATAAAAAACGAATACGCAAACGACAACAAGCTGAATTCAATCGGAAAGAAATTTACCTTGCTGGTTAAAATTTTATGAAAACACAAATGGATCTACGAAAAATATTATTTAAATACCGAAGCTACACACCTATTCCGTTCATCATTCTTATGGTTGTATTTGCAAAGCCAACAATTTACAGCATAGCCGGCGGATTGTTAGTTATTCTTTTCGGCGAGTTTATACGATTGTGGGGCGTTTCGATAGCAGGCAGCGAAACCCGCACAACAAACTCGGTTGGCAGCTCGCAACTTGTTACAAGCGGGCCCTTTTCATACTTACGTAATCCCCTCTACTTCGGTAATATCTGTATTTATTTCGGTGTTGGAATTATGTCGTGGGCGGGGTTTCCTCTCTTACCGATTGTTACACTTTCGTATTTTCTTTTTCAATATACTCTTATAGTAAGTTTAGAAGAAGAACACTTGACTAAAACTTATGGAACGGAATTTCAGCGATATTTAAAATCGGTTCCCAAATTTTTTCCAGCATTCAAAAAATATAAATACAGCGGGAACGAGCAACCGCAGTTAGACTGGAAGCGCGGAATAAAATCAGAGCAAAGAACTTTTCAAGCAATCTTAATTATTGTTTTTATAATAGTTGTAATTTGGATGCTGCGATTTTTTTACGATTGGAAGATAACAAAACTTTTCGGAGACGCGTAAGATGCGTTTGATGATAATCGCCGGCGAAGCCTCAGGCGATTTGCACGGCGCCGGCGTAGTTAAAGAATTAAAATCCCGGTTTAAAGATATCGAGATTTTCGGAATCGGCGGCAACAAGATGCAGCGCGAAGGTATGCAGCTAGTCTATCACATTAACGAGTTGGCGGTGATGGGATTATTGGAAGTGGTAAAGAAACTCCCGACAATCAGGTCGGTTAGCCGGACTCTCGAATCGTTGCTTACTAACCGCCGCCCCGATGCTGTGCTTTTAATTGATTATCCCGGCTTTAATTTGCGGTTCGCTGAAAAAGTCAGAAAAGCGGGAATCAAAATTTTCTATTATATCAGTCCGCAACTTTGGGCTTGGCATCCAAGCAGGATAAAAAAAATGAAAGGAATAATTGATAAGATGTTTGTTGTCTTTCCTTTCGAAGAAGAAATTTATAAACGAGAAGGAATCGAAGTAGAATTTGTCGGACATCCTTTGCTTGATGTTATTGAAGAACCTCAACCTAAAGCCGATTTTTGTAAGCGTTACAGCTTCGATAAATCGAAACCGATTATCGGGCTTTTCCCCGGCAGCCGGAAGCAGGAGTTGGAGAAAATTTTTCCGCCAATGCTTCATGCAGCAAAAATTTTGGAAACCCTGTATGATGCACAAATAGCCGTTGGCGTGGCATCTGTTTTTGAAGGCGACTATATAAAATCTTTTTTGTATGAAGATTCATCAGTACGGCTTCTGCAAAATGCAACATACGATCTTATGAAAAATTCTGACGTTGCAATAGTTACATCAGGAACAGCAACACTTGAAACGGCTTGTTTCCAAACGCCGATGGTTATCGTTTATAAAACATCGTGGCTTACATATTTAGCAGCCCGGCTAATGATTAACATAAAAAATATCGGCTTGGCTAATATAGTTGCCGGTAAAACTATCGTTCCTGAATTAATACAGCATCGGGCGAACGCAGAAAAAATTGCTGCCGCAGCTGGAAAGTTTTTAACAGATAAAACTTTATCCGACAAAACCCGTATTGATTTGAAATCTGTTTACGAGAAATTAGGCGAACGCGGCGCAGCTAAACGTGTGGCTGAAAATATTTTAAAATTAATCGCTCCAAAATAAAGTGGTCATTTTAAAGATAGCGCTATTTCCATTCTCATTGTTGTATGGATTGGTGATATCTTTTAGAAACTTGTTATTTGATATTGGAATATTCAAAACCGTAAAAGTGAATGTTCCCGTAATTTCGGTCGGTAATATAACCGCCGGCGGCACAGGAAAAACTCCGCTTGTCGAGTATATTCTTGAATTTCTACTAAAGCAAAAAAAACGTGTTGCTGTAGTAAGCCGGGGTTATAAACGCACCACCAGAGGAACACTTGTAGTTTCGGACGGCGAACGACTGTTGTGCAGCGCCGATGCGTGCGGCGATGAACCGTTTCAAATTGCTTCGAAATTTCCAAATTCAATCGTTATTGTAGATGAGCAAAAGTCGCGCGCTGCTCAGTTGGCTGTTCAAAAATTTAATTGCGATTACATAATTGTTGACGATGGATTCCAGCACAGACAATTACACCGAAACTTGGATATCGTAGTGGTAGATGCTTCGAAACCATTGAGCAGAGAACTGATGCTGCCTGCAGGATTAAGAAGAGAACCAATGTGGAACCTTAAACGTGCCGATATTATTATCTACTCGAATTGGAAACAGAAGTCGGATACTTTAAAAAATACCGGTGTGGAATTAACAGGACGCACTCAGTTGGATCCGCAAAA of Bacteroidota bacterium contains these proteins:
- the smc gene encoding chromosome segregation protein SMC; this translates as MYLSKIEIFGFKSFAQNVNLNFDAGITAIVGPNGCGKTNIVDAIRWALGEQRYSTLRSDKMEDVIFNGTRNRKPLGMAEVSLIIENTRGILPTEYSQVTISRRVYRSGESEYLLNRVQCRLKDIVDLFMDTGMGADAYSVIELKMVETILSDRTDERRRLFEEAAGVTKYKHRRKAAYHKLESVQQDLIRVNDIVKEVQKTVNALERQSKRAEQFNEISKNLRATEIDLLEHEYAYLFGKLNPLKERFGETEIAKNNIDAELNGQEELLDKMRIEISEVEKQLIDFQRQAAKLVSQIHKYDEGTIKGNEQINSLQSNIERYEKEKIDLFNQKEWLEGKQVTLRENIEKFAEAVIADQGVFEKLNIDFQFFGKQLDEKKELLKGLNNEIISLIHEIVQKNGDRQLLDERIENLNRLIERITEDAAYFENEISESENKVSELTVKDRELHRDFIQAEMELMEVNTLVQQNRSELEALQQKELELKNEIHRITAKIDFSVSLIEGSEGRSSSIKYLLNETEFKKKNYLTVAEIVNTDEKYRSAIQTALGETANYIIVEKESEAFEAASLLEKNEKGKAVFICLERIPKIKRIRTSNHSPILWADQVVKVKEPYRNLVSYLLDSIAIVEDLKSVPDSLIGIKFVSLNGNVRTSGGVVRGGSRRQDEGSLIGKRDQIAELELDKAKFIAELELLQQLQNEKQKILETLDIKAAAEKVKKIEKEMASVEMRIAQIVFEKKRANDSIERSKSEIKRIETEISELSAEKEKLIPEINQIEQAKAVAETNAAQLNKELEQITQQWNDLSKVVNDAEIKMVTLQGNKRNAEAELERVIATVQNTETTLQKRDSEISQAKEDIERITSELESAGVQLQELRLQLNEVEKGKTEVETVYTQKRNAIHSVELKIKDDRRLHDDTLKLFHEYDMKISEINQNIEHVRERARNEFEISIELKTYPEDEWIDFAAKREEVRQMKDRIRMLGAINFAAFDEYNTESERFNFMMQQRDDLIEAERTLLNTIEEINNTAQRKFLTTFELIRENFIKTFKSLFDEGDECDLRLEENEDPLEAGIEIIAKPRGKRPTSIDLLSGGEKTLTAIALLFAIYLVKPSPFCILDEVDAPLDDSNIDRYTRIIKKFSDNTQFIVVTHNKRTMEAANALYGVTMEEEGVSKIVTVRFNDEDRVQSAAVASGVI
- a CDS encoding glycoside hydrolase family 2 TIM barrel-domain containing protein — its product is MGKFFVALVTYSLLFLGNISFSQFQNSKLNEKFFENGQPTLTGVDVGMFANTPTRTKIDLAGYWQYTIDGKVWVNIQIPSAYNFESWVTFQRKFEITSEMIDKFNFTLVAYGINNQSEIQINGNFVGRHIGGYSSFVLPIRENILQIGKENAIRITTDNELTATSTLPLRHQVSGWRNYGGIFRDIYILATPKLFISETIVTSELTPDYKNAKLKISSTIENTSFDFSAEEKAKGVFAALSVEVYDKLNEALVGRSALVPLDVQKRKAKDFKVELQIANPKLWSPDVPDLYLIKISVVRVAGKETFPLDEYILNYGLRNLQLKNSSIVLNGNPFYIKGVVYFEEHPFFGSALTYGDMEKDIAKIKSGGVNLIRFLYPPHPYFLNLCDRYGIFVIEEIPLTNVPAAILEKEFYTDLASTYIREMIWRDRNNTSVLAWGIGNEFEISKKNPSVAVNYIESMKKIIASLDSRPVYISVQVNWDISEIIDKVDIVSINTYPGFESSVNQLRDDLTTWRQNYTDKPIIIGKYGKEILPNNRSGYSDPTSIESQAWYAWQANNVIRELKFAGSVFWSYNDWLSDRPSMSTPSGNQYLRSTGMVNMARDRRVVYDVLRSVFNNEKVTALPVGNYSSSAPIIFVIAGLVVLISLAFFYNSNRRFRENMNRSMLRTYNFFADVRDQRIIPVSHSVFLSAVLSIALAIILSSILTHYRYNLLVDNLLSQILSDTMKTWLVQLVWQPVLFIAYFSVIIFFKILLLTLIVKFFSLFIRVRVYLYHAFSVLVWSLTPMIIFIPLSMVLFRIMEDPIYILPSLGMIILILIISTFRLFKGVSIIFDIAPSKIYVAGVFAILVVAGLLYGYMDYAHSTTIYLKFLLETQNCIL